One window of the Niallia circulans genome contains the following:
- the dnaB gene encoding replicative DNA helicase, with protein sequence MSEMLNDRMPPQNIEAEQAVLGAIFLEPQSLTLASEILIPEDFYRGAHQRIYSTMLKLNDEGKAVDLITVTSELAATNNLEDTGGVSYLSELAASVPTAANIEYYAKIVEEKSLLRRLIRTATNIAQDGYSREDEVEALLSEAEKNILEVAQRKNAGAFHNIKDVLVRTYDNIEEMHNRKGDITGIATGFAELDKMTAGFQRNDLIIVGARPSVGKTAFALNIAQNVAVKTGENVAIFSLEMGAEQLVMRMLCAEGNIDAQRLRTGSLTDEDWGKLTMAMGSLSNAGIFIDDTPGVKITDIRAKCRRLKQEHGLGMILIDYLQLILGSGRAGENRQQEVSEISRSLKQLARELQVPVIALSQLSRGVEQRQDKRPMMSDIRESGSIEQDADIVAFLYRDDYYDKESESKNIIEIIIAKQRNGPTGTVQLAFVKEYNKFVNLERRFEDGAMPTGA encoded by the coding sequence TTGAGTGAAATGTTAAATGATCGAATGCCCCCTCAAAATATCGAGGCTGAACAGGCCGTATTAGGGGCCATATTTCTTGAACCACAAAGCTTAACACTAGCTTCTGAAATATTAATACCGGAAGACTTTTATCGTGGCGCACATCAAAGAATATATTCAACGATGCTTAAATTAAATGATGAAGGAAAAGCAGTCGATTTAATAACTGTGACGTCTGAATTAGCAGCTACTAATAACTTAGAAGATACAGGTGGAGTTAGCTATTTGAGCGAGCTGGCAGCATCTGTGCCAACTGCTGCCAATATAGAATATTATGCGAAGATCGTAGAAGAGAAGTCATTGCTGCGCCGATTAATTCGAACAGCAACAAATATTGCCCAAGACGGATATTCCCGCGAGGATGAAGTAGAAGCCCTTCTAAGTGAAGCGGAAAAGAATATTTTAGAAGTAGCACAGCGGAAAAATGCCGGTGCGTTTCATAATATCAAAGATGTTCTCGTGCGAACATACGATAATATTGAAGAGATGCATAATCGTAAAGGAGATATAACAGGGATAGCAACAGGGTTTGCTGAGCTTGATAAAATGACGGCTGGATTCCAGCGCAATGATCTAATTATCGTTGGAGCGAGACCATCCGTTGGTAAAACGGCCTTTGCCTTAAATATTGCTCAGAATGTTGCCGTAAAAACAGGAGAAAATGTAGCAATCTTCAGTTTGGAGATGGGAGCAGAGCAACTTGTTATGCGTATGCTTTGTGCAGAAGGTAATATAGATGCACAGCGTCTTCGTACAGGGTCATTAACGGACGAGGACTGGGGCAAGCTGACAATGGCAATGGGGAGTCTATCCAATGCTGGTATTTTCATTGATGATACACCAGGGGTGAAGATTACCGATATAAGAGCTAAATGTCGCCGCTTAAAGCAGGAGCATGGCTTAGGAATGATATTAATTGATTATCTTCAGCTTATTTTAGGAAGTGGGCGAGCAGGCGAAAATAGACAGCAAGAGGTTTCGGAAATTTCCCGTTCCTTAAAACAGCTTGCACGTGAGCTTCAAGTGCCTGTAATCGCCTTGTCGCAGCTATCACGTGGGGTAGAGCAAAGACAAGATAAGCGTCCGATGATGTCTGATATCCGGGAATCAGGAAGTATTGAGCAGGATGCCGATATTGTAGCATTCTTGTACCGTGATGATTACTATGACAAGGAATCAGAAAGCAAGAATATTATAGAGATCATTATTGCGAAACAGCGTAATGGACCAACAGGAACAGTACAATTAGCTTTTGTTAAAGAATATAATAAATTCGTCAATTTAGAACGGCGCTTTGAAGATGGGGCAATGCCGACAGGCGCTTAG
- the rplI gene encoding 50S ribosomal protein L9: MKVIFLKDVKGKGKKGEVKNVADGYAHNFLLKKGLAVEANASAVSTLNAQKKKEEKEAIEELNRAKELKEKLEKVTVELHAKSGEGGRLFGSITSKQIAEELNKKHQIKIDKRKIELNDAIRSLGVTKVPVKLHHEVSATLNVHVKELS, from the coding sequence ATGAAAGTTATTTTTCTAAAAGATGTAAAAGGAAAAGGGAAAAAAGGGGAAGTTAAAAACGTAGCAGATGGCTATGCACATAACTTTCTTTTAAAAAAAGGTTTGGCTGTAGAGGCGAATGCTTCCGCTGTTAGTACATTAAATGCACAAAAGAAAAAAGAAGAGAAAGAAGCTATTGAAGAGCTTAATAGAGCAAAGGAATTAAAAGAAAAGCTAGAAAAAGTAACAGTAGAGCTGCATGCTAAATCAGGTGAAGGCGGCAGATTGTTTGGGTCGATTACAAGTAAGCAAATTGCTGAAGAGCTAAATAAAAAGCATCAAATTAAAATCGATAAACGAAAAATTGAATTAAATGATGCTATTCGTTCATTAGGTGTGACAAAGGTTCCAGTAAAGCTTCATCATGAAGTGTCTGCAACATTAAATGTACATGTAAAAGAATTAAGCTAA
- a CDS encoding DHH family phosphoesterase: protein MPTFLEKGSIRYPLISLIGITIIMLGILSFYNWFFSLIGLFLFVIPFYFILRIDSRQRKETEEYITTLSYRVKKVGEEALMEMPIGIMLINDDYYIEWTNPFLASCFTEDTLVGRSLYDVSPSIIPLIKQEVETEIITLHERKFRVIHKVEERLLYFFDVTEQTEIEKLYEDERTAIAIIFLDNYDDLTQGMDDQTRSSINNTVTAILNKWATDNGVLLKRISSDRFIAIFNEHILQNLEKGKFTILDDVRELTTKQNVPLTLSIGVGSGVSSLPELGNIAQSSLDLALGRGGDQVAIKQPNGKVKFFGGKTNPVEKRTRVRARVISHALKELVLESDKVIIMGHKNPDMDAIGAAIGIHKVAQMNQKEAYIVINFQEIDTAVRRLMEEIKKQETLFTKFITPDQALEIATGDTLLVVVDTHKPSLVIEEHLLNKIEDVVVIDHHRRGEEFIENPILVYMEPYASSTAELVTELLEYQPKTVKIEMLEATALLAGIIVDTKSFTLRTGARTFDAASYLRGQGADTVLVQKFLKEDIENYVKRARIIENVQFYKEGIAIAIAKEEEAVDGVLIAQTADTLLTMDGIIASFVIAPRGETMIGISARSLGEINVQIIMESLHGGGHLTNAATQLSNMPMEEVEARLKLAIDEYFEGRRKE, encoded by the coding sequence TTGCCTACTTTTTTAGAGAAAGGATCCATACGGTATCCATTAATAAGTTTAATCGGTATTACCATTATCATGCTTGGAATCCTCTCTTTTTATAATTGGTTCTTTTCCTTAATTGGGTTATTTCTTTTTGTTATTCCTTTTTATTTTATTTTACGAATAGATAGTCGTCAGAGAAAGGAAACGGAAGAATATATAACCACTCTTTCCTACCGTGTTAAAAAAGTAGGGGAAGAGGCATTAATGGAAATGCCAATAGGAATCATGCTTATAAATGATGATTATTATATCGAATGGACAAATCCCTTTTTAGCATCTTGTTTTACAGAGGATACACTTGTTGGAAGGTCTTTATATGATGTTTCTCCATCCATTATCCCATTAATTAAACAAGAGGTAGAAACAGAAATCATTACATTACATGAAAGAAAGTTCCGAGTCATTCATAAAGTGGAAGAACGACTATTATACTTTTTCGATGTGACAGAGCAAACGGAAATTGAAAAGCTGTATGAAGACGAACGTACCGCAATTGCCATTATCTTTCTAGATAATTATGATGACTTAACGCAAGGTATGGATGATCAGACAAGAAGTAGCATTAATAATACAGTCACAGCCATTTTAAATAAATGGGCTACAGATAATGGAGTCTTATTAAAACGGATTTCCTCTGATCGTTTTATTGCTATTTTCAATGAACATATTCTACAAAATTTGGAAAAGGGCAAGTTTACAATATTAGATGATGTTCGAGAATTAACTACGAAGCAAAATGTACCTTTAACACTTAGTATTGGAGTTGGATCTGGTGTATCTTCCTTGCCTGAGCTGGGAAATATTGCACAATCCAGTCTTGATTTAGCCTTAGGAAGAGGGGGAGATCAAGTAGCGATAAAGCAGCCAAATGGAAAAGTGAAGTTTTTTGGAGGTAAAACAAATCCTGTAGAAAAACGAACTAGGGTTAGAGCACGTGTAATTTCTCATGCTTTAAAGGAATTAGTTTTAGAGAGTGATAAAGTCATTATTATGGGACATAAGAACCCGGATATGGATGCAATTGGCGCAGCGATTGGGATACATAAAGTAGCCCAGATGAACCAAAAGGAAGCATATATAGTCATTAATTTTCAAGAGATAGATACAGCTGTTCGAAGGTTGATGGAAGAAATAAAAAAACAAGAGACCTTGTTTACGAAATTTATCACACCTGATCAAGCATTAGAAATCGCTACAGGCGATACACTTCTAGTAGTAGTTGATACCCATAAGCCTTCTTTAGTGATTGAAGAGCATTTATTGAATAAAATAGAAGATGTAGTAGTAATTGACCATCATCGTCGTGGAGAGGAATTTATAGAGAATCCGATCCTTGTCTATATGGAACCATATGCTTCCTCTACTGCCGAACTAGTAACAGAATTACTAGAATATCAGCCGAAAACTGTTAAAATTGAAATGTTAGAAGCAACAGCCCTTTTAGCAGGAATTATTGTGGATACAAAAAGCTTTACTCTTAGAACAGGGGCACGAACATTTGATGCTGCTTCTTATTTAAGAGGGCAGGGAGCAGACACTGTACTTGTTCAAAAATTCCTAAAAGAGGATATTGAAAACTATGTGAAAAGAGCAAGAATTATTGAAAATGTTCAATTTTATAAAGAGGGAATTGCAATAGCAATAGCGAAGGAAGAAGAAGCAGTAGATGGTGTTTTAATTGCCCAAACAGCTGATACACTATTAACAATGGATGGTATCATCGCCTCCTTTGTTATAGCACCTAGAGGGGAAACGATGATAGGAATTAGCGCACGCTCCTTAGGAGAAATCAATGTCCAAATTATTATGGAAAGTCTCCATGGTGGTGGCCATTTGACCAACGCTGCTACACAGCTATCCAATATGCCGATGGAAGAAGTAGAGGCAAGGCTTAAGTTAGCGATTGATGAGTATTTTGAAGGGAGAAGAAAAGAATGA
- the rpsR gene encoding 30S ribosomal protein S18 produces MGGRRGGRAKRRKVCYFTANGITHIDYKDVDLLKKFISERGKILPRRVTGTSAKYQRKLTIAIKRARTMALLPYVSGE; encoded by the coding sequence ATGGGTGGACGCAGAGGTGGCCGTGCAAAGCGTCGTAAAGTATGTTACTTTACAGCTAACGGTATCACTCACATCGATTATAAAGATGTAGATTTACTTAAAAAATTCATCTCAGAACGTGGTAAAATTTTACCTCGTCGTGTAACTGGTACAAGCGCTAAATATCAACGTAAATTAACGATTGCTATTAAACGTGCTCGTACTATGGCTTTACTACCATACGTAAGTGGAGAATAA
- the ssb gene encoding single-stranded DNA-binding protein → MMNRVVLVGRLTKDPDLRYTPSGVAVASFTLAVNRTFTNQQGEREADFINCVIWRKPAENVANFLKKGSLAGVDGRIQTRSYDGQDGKRVYVTEVLAESVQFLEPRNSSGNNRSDNMNYGAPREQDNPFGGSNNYQNQRPQTNRNNQDYTKVDEDPFANSGQIDISDDDLPF, encoded by the coding sequence ATGATGAATCGGGTAGTTCTTGTTGGCCGTCTAACGAAGGATCCTGACTTGCGTTATACACCGAGTGGAGTTGCTGTGGCATCTTTTACACTTGCGGTTAACCGTACTTTTACGAACCAGCAAGGGGAAAGAGAAGCAGACTTCATTAACTGTGTTATTTGGAGAAAACCAGCAGAAAACGTTGCTAACTTCTTGAAAAAAGGAAGTTTAGCAGGTGTTGATGGTCGTATTCAAACTCGTAGCTATGATGGACAAGACGGAAAACGCGTGTATGTAACAGAAGTATTAGCAGAAAGTGTTCAGTTCTTAGAACCTAGAAACAGCTCTGGTAATAATAGAAGTGACAACATGAATTATGGGGCCCCAAGAGAACAAGATAATCCTTTTGGAGGATCAAATAATTATCAGAATCAGCGACCTCAAACAAATAGAAACAATCAAGATTATACAAAAGTGGATGAAGATCCATTTGCAAATAGCGGTCAAATCGATATTTCAGATGATGATCTACCGTTCTAA
- the rpsF gene encoding 30S ribosomal protein S6 encodes MKKYEIMYIIRPNIEDEAKKALVERFNSILTDNGAELAESKEWGKRRLAYEINDFRDGYYQLVKVNAAPVAVEEFSRLAKINEDIIRHIVVKDEAK; translated from the coding sequence ATGAAAAAGTACGAAATTATGTACATCATCCGTCCAAATATTGAAGATGAGGCTAAGAAAGCTCTTGTTGAGCGTTTCAACTCTATTCTTACAGATAATGGAGCGGAATTAGCAGAATCAAAAGAGTGGGGTAAACGTCGCCTTGCATATGAAATCAATGATTTCCGCGATGGTTACTATCAATTAGTAAAAGTTAACGCTGCACCAGTAGCGGTTGAAGAATTCTCTCGTTTAGCTAAGATCAACGAAGATATCATTCGCCACATCGTAGTTAAAGATGAAGCAAAATAA
- a CDS encoding glycosyltransferase family 4 protein, whose amino-acid sequence MKIAIFSDTYFPQVNGVAQTLKRLTNHFDNRQIAYQVYSPENKTSTTYPNINQFPSLPFFLYPECRTVITNPKKIENSLKKFQPDLIHLATPYMMGLYGLFAAKKLNIPVVSSYHTNFDQYLKYYHASLLEPFLWKYLKWFHQATEKIFVPSKETQRKLESLHFDGLKVWGRGIDSKLFAPNHDAKEQLRKKYHIKEKYILLYVGRLAPEKDLDTLNKIIHFPSDIKDSVHWLIVGDGPNKVAWREKERVQKNITLTGYIKGEELARIYAGADLFVFPSFTETFGNVVLEAMSSGTPAVVANAGGVKEFVMNDVNGRICEQQNAESFVHAISELLEDETMRLRMGVEARNYALTQSWDTIFDGLISDYYEVLQSSRNINQKYA is encoded by the coding sequence TTGAAAATTGCCATTTTTTCAGACACTTATTTTCCTCAAGTAAATGGTGTTGCTCAGACTTTAAAAAGACTTACTAATCATTTTGACAACAGACAAATAGCTTATCAAGTTTATTCTCCTGAAAATAAAACTTCTACTACATACCCTAATATAAACCAATTTCCAAGTCTTCCGTTTTTTCTTTATCCTGAGTGCCGAACTGTTATCACCAATCCAAAGAAAATAGAAAATAGTTTAAAAAAATTCCAACCAGACCTTATTCATCTAGCAACACCATACATGATGGGATTATACGGGTTATTTGCTGCTAAGAAATTAAATATTCCAGTGGTATCCTCCTATCACACCAACTTTGATCAATATCTTAAATACTACCATGCCTCCTTGCTAGAACCATTTTTATGGAAATATTTAAAATGGTTTCATCAAGCAACGGAAAAAATATTTGTTCCCAGTAAAGAAACACAAAGAAAGTTAGAGTCCTTACATTTTGATGGCTTAAAAGTTTGGGGAAGAGGGATTGATTCAAAGCTTTTTGCGCCTAATCATGATGCTAAAGAACAACTAAGAAAGAAATACCATATAAAAGAAAAATATATTTTATTGTATGTAGGTAGGTTAGCTCCAGAGAAAGATTTAGATACATTAAATAAAATTATTCATTTTCCTTCTGATATCAAAGATTCGGTCCATTGGCTAATTGTTGGAGATGGACCAAACAAAGTAGCCTGGAGGGAAAAAGAGAGAGTACAAAAAAATATTACCTTAACTGGTTATATAAAGGGGGAAGAGTTGGCAAGGATATATGCAGGAGCAGATCTTTTTGTTTTCCCTTCCTTTACAGAAACTTTTGGGAATGTCGTTTTAGAAGCCATGTCTAGCGGTACTCCGGCTGTGGTTGCGAATGCAGGAGGGGTAAAAGAGTTTGTAATGAACGATGTGAATGGAAGAATATGTGAACAGCAAAATGCTGAGAGTTTTGTTCATGCAATAAGTGAGCTATTGGAAGATGAAACGATGCGATTGAGAATGGGAGTAGAAGCTAGAAATTATGCTTTAACTCAATCATGGGATACTATTTTTGATGGGTTAATAAGTGATTACTATGAAGTTTTACAATCCAGTCGTAATATTAATCAAAAGTACGCTTAA
- the ychF gene encoding redox-regulated ATPase YchF, with protein sequence MALTAGIVGLPNVGKSTLFNAITQAGAESANYPFCTIDPNVGIVEVPDHRLTKLTELVQPKKTVPTTFEFTDIAGIVKGASKGEGLGNKFLSHIREVDAICQVVRCFADDNITHVSGKVDPISDIETINLELILADLESVEKRIARVGKMAKQKDKEAVAELEVLELLKAAFEEEKPARTVEFTEEQAKIAKGLHLLTIKPVLYVANVGEDEIADAANNEYVKRVKEFAANENAEVIIICAKIEEEIAELEGEEKEMFLQELGIEESGLDQLIRAAYHLLGLATYFTAGVQEVRAWTFVQGMKAPQCAGIIHSDFERGFIRAETVSYEDLLASGNMVAAKEAGKVRLEGKEYVVRDGDIIHFRFNV encoded by the coding sequence ATGGCGTTAACTGCTGGAATAGTTGGTTTACCCAATGTTGGTAAGTCTACATTATTTAATGCAATTACACAAGCAGGTGCAGAATCAGCAAACTATCCGTTCTGTACAATTGATCCAAATGTTGGAATTGTAGAAGTACCTGATCATCGTTTAACAAAATTAACAGAATTAGTACAACCGAAAAAAACAGTACCTACTACTTTTGAATTTACAGATATTGCCGGAATTGTAAAAGGGGCAAGTAAAGGAGAAGGGCTTGGTAATAAATTCTTATCTCATATTCGTGAAGTAGATGCAATTTGCCAAGTAGTACGTTGTTTTGCTGATGATAATATTACCCATGTCTCAGGAAAAGTAGATCCAATTTCTGATATAGAAACAATCAACCTAGAGTTAATTCTTGCTGATTTAGAATCGGTAGAAAAAAGAATTGCCCGAGTTGGGAAAATGGCGAAACAAAAAGATAAAGAAGCAGTTGCGGAATTAGAAGTATTAGAACTATTAAAAGCTGCTTTTGAAGAAGAAAAACCAGCAAGAACCGTAGAATTTACAGAAGAACAAGCAAAAATTGCTAAGGGGCTACATCTCTTAACCATTAAGCCGGTATTATATGTTGCGAATGTAGGCGAAGATGAAATTGCTGATGCAGCAAATAATGAATATGTAAAGCGAGTAAAAGAATTTGCTGCAAATGAAAATGCAGAAGTTATTATTATTTGTGCAAAAATCGAAGAAGAAATTGCGGAGCTTGAAGGGGAAGAAAAAGAAATGTTCTTACAAGAGCTTGGCATTGAAGAATCTGGTTTAGATCAGTTAATTCGTGCGGCTTATCATCTTCTTGGGCTAGCAACATACTTTACTGCTGGTGTGCAAGAAGTACGTGCTTGGACATTTGTACAAGGAATGAAAGCACCACAATGTGCAGGAATTATTCATTCCGATTTTGAAAGAGGCTTTATTCGTGCCGAAACCGTTTCTTATGAGGATTTATTAGCGAGCGGTAATATGGTTGCAGCAAAGGAAGCTGGTAAAGTTCGCTTGGAAGGTAAAGAATATGTTGTGAGAGATGGAGATATTATCCACTTCCGTTTCAACGTTTAA
- a CDS encoding DUF951 domain-containing protein: MEQKEFALNDVVEMKKAHPCGTNRWKIIRLGMDIRIKCEGCGHSVLIPRREFARKMKKVLVKHEQE, translated from the coding sequence ATGGAACAGAAAGAATTTGCTCTAAATGATGTAGTTGAGATGAAAAAAGCCCATCCTTGCGGTACAAACCGCTGGAAAATAATACGATTAGGAATGGATATTCGCATTAAATGCGAGGGATGCGGGCATAGTGTTCTTATTCCGCGAAGAGAATTTGCAAGGAAAATGAAAAAGGTATTAGTAAAGCATGAACAAGAATAG
- a CDS encoding mechanosensitive ion channel family protein, with protein MDKNIKEGIDSLMNENLWRDVGFGALKLVLIFLISGIIIRIGKAAVRNIFKVRTHSALRVSERREATLIKLLENTITYVVYFIAIMMALSVFHIDVKALLAGAGIVGLAIGFGAQSLVKDIITGFFIIFEDQFSVGDQVRIGTYEGVVEEIGLRTTKIKGFTGEVNIIPNGSIVDVTNFSINNSKAIVDVSIAYQGDINRAEKVIQELIEKLPEQYEDIVGVPELLGVQNIQAAEVTIRVVAETLPTKHHAIARILRKEIKNVLDENGIESPVPKLVMYSQPQ; from the coding sequence ATGGATAAAAATATAAAAGAAGGTATAGATAGTCTTATGAATGAGAATTTGTGGAGGGATGTCGGCTTTGGCGCACTAAAACTTGTCCTTATTTTTCTAATAAGCGGAATTATCATCAGGATAGGGAAGGCTGCGGTACGGAATATATTTAAAGTAAGAACACATTCTGCCTTACGCGTATCTGAAAGAAGAGAAGCAACATTAATTAAGCTGTTAGAAAACACGATTACTTATGTTGTTTATTTCATAGCTATCATGATGGCATTATCTGTCTTTCATATTGATGTTAAAGCATTATTAGCAGGAGCAGGAATTGTCGGCCTAGCTATTGGTTTTGGAGCTCAAAGTCTTGTGAAAGATATTATTACTGGGTTTTTTATAATTTTTGAAGACCAGTTTTCTGTAGGAGACCAAGTACGTATAGGTACTTACGAGGGCGTAGTCGAGGAAATTGGATTACGTACAACAAAAATAAAAGGATTTACTGGAGAGGTAAACATTATCCCGAATGGAAGTATTGTGGATGTCACGAATTTCTCCATCAATAATAGTAAAGCGATTGTCGATGTAAGTATTGCTTATCAAGGTGATATTAATCGAGCAGAAAAAGTAATACAGGAACTAATCGAAAAATTACCAGAGCAATATGAAGATATTGTTGGTGTTCCTGAATTATTAGGGGTACAAAATATTCAAGCAGCAGAAGTAACCATTCGTGTTGTCGCTGAAACATTGCCAACGAAGCATCATGCTATTGCAAGGATATTAAGGAAAGAAATAAAAAATGTTTTAGATGAAAATGGAATTGAAAGTCCTGTCCCAAAATTAGTTATGTATTCGCAACCACAGTAA
- the yyaC gene encoding spore protease YyaC, translating into MTLYSSLFEKNELPVRIAYDEQLAAFKIADSLAKHLPSISINQPIVFMCIGTDRSTGDSLGPLIGTLLSEKNISPFHVYGTLDAPIHALNLEEKLKEVHEKHKNPYIIGIDACLGRMKSVGIVQIGDGPVKPGSGVNKELPPVGNIHITGIVNISGFMEFLVLQNTRLSLVLNMAKIISKGIYHTSLRYMHTREYQVKEEPV; encoded by the coding sequence ATGACCTTATATTCCAGCCTTTTCGAAAAAAATGAACTTCCCGTTAGAATAGCATATGATGAACAATTAGCCGCCTTTAAGATTGCAGATTCATTAGCTAAACATTTGCCATCCATTTCAATCAATCAGCCAATTGTCTTTATGTGTATTGGCACTGATCGTTCTACTGGAGATTCATTAGGTCCGCTTATTGGTACCTTGTTAAGCGAAAAGAATATTTCTCCTTTTCATGTTTATGGAACACTAGATGCTCCAATACACGCTCTTAATTTAGAGGAAAAATTAAAAGAAGTGCATGAAAAACATAAAAATCCTTACATTATAGGGATTGATGCTTGTCTTGGTAGAATGAAAAGTGTAGGTATCGTACAAATTGGTGATGGGCCTGTAAAACCGGGTAGTGGTGTCAATAAAGAGCTTCCTCCTGTAGGAAATATTCATATTACAGGGATAGTAAATATTAGTGGTTTTATGGAATTCTTGGTTCTTCAGAATACTAGATTAAGCTTAGTATTAAATATGGCCAAAATCATTTCAAAAGGCATTTATCATACTAGCCTTCGCTATATGCATACTAGAGAATATCAGGTGAAGGAGGAACCCGTTTAA
- a CDS encoding ParB/RepB/Spo0J family partition protein, translated as MAKGLGKGLDAFFPKIDVEKEENVQEISLNELRPNPYQPRKFFDEEAIEELKLSILEHGILQPIIVRKSIKGYEIVVGERRYRAAKEARLETVPAVVRQLTEQQMMELAVLENLQREDLSPIEEGHAYQTLMKKLKLTQEELAKRLGKSRPHIANHVRLLTLPKAVQNYISDGKISMGHGRTLLGLKNKDKLPAIVDKIIKDGLNVRQLEQLIQQLNENVPRETKKEKAPVKNVFLKEQESFLRERFGTTVHIKQKKNKGKIEIEFFSEDDLARILQLFELENEK; from the coding sequence GTGGCTAAAGGACTTGGAAAAGGATTAGATGCCTTTTTTCCTAAAATAGATGTTGAGAAGGAAGAAAATGTTCAAGAAATAAGTCTAAATGAATTACGTCCGAATCCTTATCAGCCAAGAAAATTCTTTGATGAGGAAGCGATTGAAGAATTGAAGCTTTCTATACTAGAACATGGAATTCTTCAACCGATAATCGTTAGAAAGAGTATTAAAGGCTATGAAATAGTTGTTGGTGAACGTAGATATCGAGCAGCTAAAGAAGCTAGGCTAGAGACAGTTCCAGCAGTTGTCCGTCAATTAACAGAGCAACAAATGATGGAATTAGCAGTACTAGAGAATCTTCAAAGAGAAGATTTATCACCTATTGAAGAAGGACATGCCTATCAGACTTTAATGAAGAAGCTAAAGCTGACTCAAGAGGAACTTGCAAAGCGTTTAGGTAAAAGCAGACCCCATATTGCCAACCATGTTCGCTTATTGACTCTTCCAAAGGCTGTGCAAAATTATATTTCTGACGGTAAAATATCCATGGGACATGGAAGAACTTTATTAGGACTGAAAAATAAAGATAAGCTTCCAGCAATAGTTGATAAAATTATTAAAGACGGATTAAACGTGCGTCAGCTGGAACAATTGATTCAGCAACTAAATGAGAATGTTCCACGTGAAACAAAAAAAGAAAAAGCGCCTGTGAAAAATGTCTTTTTAAAAGAGCAAGAGTCATTTCTGCGTGAAAGATTTGGTACTACTGTTCATATTAAACAGAAGAAAAATAAAGGGAAAATTGAAATTGAATTTTTCTCTGAAGACGACTTAGCGCGTATTCTTCAATTATTTGAATTAGAAAATGAAAAGTAA
- a CDS encoding ParA family protein produces the protein MGKIITVANQKGGVGKTTTSVNLGSCLAYIGKSVLLVDIDPQGNATSGVGIEKADVDHCIYDVLVDDLEASMVIKQTNVENLDVIPATIQLAGAEIELVSTISREVRLKRALDEVKHNYDYVLIDCPPSLGLLTINALTASDAVLIPVQCEYYALEGLSQLLNTVRLVQKHLNHDLAIEGVLLTMLDARTNLGLQVIEEVKKYFQDKVYKTIIPRNIRLSEAPSHGEPIIIYDPKSRGAEVYLDLAKEVVTSG, from the coding sequence ATGGGTAAAATTATTACTGTTGCTAACCAAAAAGGTGGAGTTGGAAAAACAACTACATCAGTCAATCTTGGCTCTTGTTTAGCATATATCGGGAAAAGTGTATTATTAGTAGATATTGATCCACAAGGAAATGCTACTAGTGGTGTAGGTATTGAAAAAGCTGATGTTGATCATTGTATCTATGATGTGTTAGTCGATGATCTAGAAGCAAGTATGGTGATTAAACAGACAAATGTAGAGAATTTGGATGTTATTCCAGCTACTATTCAGTTAGCTGGGGCAGAAATAGAACTTGTTTCTACTATTTCGAGAGAAGTTAGATTAAAAAGGGCATTAGATGAAGTCAAACATAACTATGACTACGTATTAATAGATTGTCCTCCTTCTTTAGGGTTATTAACGATTAATGCATTAACTGCTTCAGATGCGGTATTAATTCCAGTTCAATGTGAATATTATGCGTTAGAGGGATTAAGTCAATTATTAAATACAGTTCGACTTGTTCAAAAACATTTAAATCATGATTTGGCCATAGAGGGTGTGCTGCTAACAATGTTAGATGCTAGAACAAATCTAGGTTTACAAGTTATTGAAGAGGTTAAAAAGTATTTCCAAGACAAAGTCTATAAAACAATTATTCCAAGAAATATTCGATTATCAGAAGCACCGAGTCATGGGGAACCAATTATCATTTACGATCCAAAGTCACGTGGTGCAGAAGTATATTTGGACCTTGCGAAGGAAGTGGTTACTAGTGGCTAA